The Cryptomeria japonica chromosome 6, Sugi_1.0, whole genome shotgun sequence genomic interval TTTCAATGATTCTAGTTAATGCTTATTTGCAGTGTTATGCTTTTGGCGATTGATCAAACTTAAGCTTTTTGATTTTCAGGGATTGTATTTTATATTGTTAGTTTGGCCTTCATTATTTTGCAAGACTAATTAAGGATATGTTATTTTGTCAATGGTTCAGAATTTTGGCATTAATCACTATACCTGCTCAGGGAAAGTCTACTGGAAGGATATTGGTGTTGTTTAGGTTGCATTATACCAGATCCTGTAGTTTGTGCATGCTGCCAGTCTAAGCAGGGCAGCAACACCGATGGCAGATGTAGATTATCACAGCCTTCCCCGGAAAGAGCTTCAAAATCTGTGTAAGAAAAATGGAATACCTGCAAATAAAACAAATTCCTTTATGGTAGATGCTCTTACTTCGATCTTGAAGGTATTTGCTACTACTATTTCTGCTTGAATCTATTTATACAATTTAAACCATATAATTTTTAAACTTAAACTATGTGGAGTACAGAAAATTGTAATCCTTAACTTCTGCCTATCACATATttatttgaaaccaaatttgaaattaattatatGATAAGCTATAATGGTTTATTTGATAATTGCATTTTGATTTCACTTGTCATTGGAAAAGCTTGGGTTGTTCAGTCATCTACTACTTATTCAACTAACTCGTCAATGTTGAAGGTTGATAAGTCAAAGGTTGATTATCACAGCCTTCCCCGGAAAGAGCTTCAAAATCTCTGTAAGAAACATGGAATTCCTGCAAATAAAACAAATTCCTTTATGGCAGATGCTCTTACTTCAATCTTGAAGGTATTTGCCACTATTATTTCTGTTTGAATCTATTTAAACAATTTAAACtaaatagtttttaaaattaaatcatGTGGAGCAGAAGGGTATACCTAAGGAGATACAGGAAACTGTAATCCTTAACTTCTGCCCATCACATATTTatttgaaaccaaaatttgaaattaattatatGATAAGCTATATGGTCTCTTTGATAATTGCATTCTGATTTCACTTGTCATTGGAAAAGCATCtaatattgattcttcaagaggtTTGTTTAGACATCTAATACTTATTTAACTAACTCTTCAATGTTGAAGGTTGATTATTACAGCCTGCCCCGGAAAGAGCTTCAAAATCTCTGTAAGAAACATGGAATACCTGCAAATAAAACAAATTCCTTTATGGCAGATGCTCTTACTTCGATCTTGAAGGTATTTGCCACTACCATTTCTGTTTGAATCAATTTAAACTAAATACCTTTTAAACTTAAATCGTGTGGAGCAGAAGGGTATACCTGAGGAGATACAGGAAACTGTAATCCTGAACTTCTGCCCATCACATATATATttgaagccaaaatttgaaattaattatatGATAAGCTATATGGTATATTTGATAATTGCATTTTGATTTCACTTGTCATTGGAAAAGCTTGGGTTGTTCAGTCATCTAATTTTAATTCTTTGATAGGGTTGTGCAGTCATCTAATATTGATTTTTTGATAGGGTTGTTCAGTCATTATATTTTGGTTCTTTAATAGGGTTGTTCAGTCATCTAATACTTATTCAACTAACTCTTCAATGTTGAAGGTTGATAAGCCAAATGAATTTGTCTCAGCAACTCCTACAACCTTACCTGAGGATGCAGGGAACACATCCATTTCTTCTATACTAAAAATACACAATAATAGGGAAGATTTCACTGCATCAAAATGTTCTTATGAAAGTACATTTTTCTCTTTGGAAATTCAATCTCAAAGAAAAGAACCGATTGAGGAAGATGCTATCCCTTCAACAGTGGATACCCATACTGAAGAGTTCACTGGAGAAAATCCAAAGACAAAAACTGCAACAATTGATAACAGTAATACAAATAAGACATCTGAAGCAGAAAATGTTCTATTGTATGTTGCATCATTGGGTACTGATGATCGGAAAGAACTTTTTGAGGAAGATGCTATCCCTTCAACAGTGGATAGCCATACTGAAGAGTTCACTGGGGAAAATCCAAAGACAGAAACTGCAACAATGGACAACAGTAATACAACTAAGACATCTGAAGCAGAAAAAGTTCTATTGTATGTTGCATCATTGGGTACTGATGATCGGAATTTTTTTTACCATCATGCTAATCAGCAAATTGAATCTGGTCCAGACACTCCTATATCCCTTTATGGGGATGCGTTGGTATGGATATTCTTTTCATattatatctttttatattttggtCACCTTTTGAATTCTTGATCCTGTAGTATCAGTCTTTTtatgggaaatcaaaatttgaacttATAAATCTAGTGATCTTTTTATAACGTCAGGTAGTATTTTTCCTGGTTTTGTTTTCCTCTTTTGGATGATCAGGAAGAGCTTTGCCAACAGGCTAAATTTATTACTAGAAAGGGTGACGAATATTCACTGTGTTGCACATCCAGTTCCTCTCTTTGTAAAGATGTGAATGATAGGCTGGACAATGATACCAAAACATATAGTCATGACGAGCAGACAACAGTTGATGTGCAAAGAGTGGATCATTGGGGTCAGGTGAGTTGTATATTATAGAAGTATCTCCTATTTGTTCAGAATATGATCTTCCTTTTTATCCTTCTTATCCTTAGACCCTTAATGAGGATGTGCTGGTATGGACTTTCTTGTTAGAtaatatctttttatcatttgaccACCTTTTGAATTCTTGATCACATAGTATCAGTCTTTAGTGGTAAATCATAATTTGAAGTTATAGATCTAGTGATTCTTTTATAATCTTAGGTGATTTTTTCCTTTCTCGGATTATCAGGAAGAGCTTTGTCAACAGGCTAAATTTGTTACTAGAATTGGTGATGAATATTCATCGGGTTGCACATCCATTTCCTATCTTTGTAAAGATGTGAATGATAGGCTGGACCTTGATGAGATGACAACAGTTGATATGCAAAGATTGGATCGTTTGGGTCAGGTGAGTTGTATACAAATAGAAATATCTCCTATTTGTTTAGAATTTGGTCCCTCCTTGTCCTAAGGCCACAGCATTATTTGATGGTGGCCATGTGGTATTTTTGACTTCTGCAGCAGATTTATTCTGAAGCTGCTCAATTGAGTGGTCTGAATATTATATGTCTGCTGTTTTTAATGGTTATATATCTCTCATTCGGTTTGTTGATGATCAGGAAAAACATTGTCAACAGActaaaattgttaccaaaaatgttgatgaagaatcTTTACATTGCACATCCAACCTTTCTCCTTGTTCGGTAGTGAATGTCGGTGACACCCATGAAGGCAACTTTTCTCCTGGTAATGAGGAGAGGTCAATTCATGTTGAAGGAGTAGACCTTTTGTCTCAGGTAAGCTACATAACAAGGGAGACATCCCTATTATGCTGCTTCTCTTGTTGTATGATCTCCCTGTTGAATTTATATTCTTGTTATCTTTTAACTGTCAGATAGCATAGTGGCTGAAGTATCGGTATCTCTAATATTGAAACAATAAGCAAACACATGCTCATATTGCTTGGTATTTTGTTGGTTTTGTTTCACTTAGTTGATCTTGTGGATTTTAGGAGAAAGAGATATACATGAGAGATCAGGAAGAAAATGATATTGATCCAGCACTATTATACTCATGTGAAAGGCTGAAAAATCACCACGATAATTATAAGAATAGCCAGAGGCacattgacattgatgacaaaaaagatTTGTTTGCAATGGAAACGGTTATAGATGATGAAACAGTGAAACATGATCAACCATGCAACCAACCACCATTTTACAGAGGAAATGACAAGGAAATTgacattgatgacagaaaagaTTTGTTTGGAAAGGAAATGGCTATAGATGATGAAACAGTGAAACACGGTCAACCATGCAACCAACCACTATCTTGCAGAGGAAATGATGAAGTTAAGAAAAGTATGGTCAAGATTCAGACAGCTGAAGTTTCTAACAAGTCTTCTTCATGTCAGCTTTTTGTCTGTCAAGTTAATGGGATTAAGCAATTTGTTGACCTTGAAAATCCCAGTTCATCAGAATGGGTGAAAACCCATAATTGTGAGCTTTCTGAGTTAAAATCAGCAAGCTGTAAAACCATCTGCAAAGTTGATGTGACAGAAGAAAGCAGGAAAGTTAAGTCAGATAAGCTTACTGATTTTCAGCCACCAACTTCAGATTTTGAGAGGTTTTCAGATCAAAATCCAACTACATGCTCTTCAAAATTCCTTGGAAGCCAGAATTTTGGTTCCATATTGCCCTTTACTAAGAAATTGGATGTTTGTAGAGAGCGGAGACGCACCTCTTCATTCCTTATACCTCCACATGGTGCAAATAGAGGCTTGTCTTCTTTCATGACTAAGAAATCAAGCAGGCTCTCATATACTTTCATCTCTCCAAAAAATACAATAAATGTTTCATTCTCCTCCCCTTCAGCAATTGGAGACTCACACAAATCTGTTAGCACACAGGTATATAGATATTTTCTTGTCCTTTATATTTTCCTTGCTAAAGCTTATTTAATTTTAGTTTAAAATATGTTGTTGAATGTCCTCATATAGATTCATAATCTGGTTTAAAAAATAGACCAGTGTTAGTGCCCTTTAAAGAGTTCCACCAACTTTTCATGTAATAGTTACGTAATTTGATAATGTTTGTCATCTATGTCCATGCAATTGACAGGTTAACTGCTCATCTGAAAATTCTTGGCCAATAAAGGCAGCACCATCAAAAGTACCAAATTTCTCTATTAAGCTGGGGACACCAGAAAAATAAGTGTTGCTTGCCAAGTATCATCCTAACACAAAAACTGCCTATTCTATAGATGAACCTGCTAGTCCACATGCTTTTGTTGAAGCAGTATCTGCAATGACTCCCATCAAAGATGGATGTCAAGATGTTGAAATGTTGGATCAAGAGTTGCACTATTATTCTACTACCGAAAGCCTCCAAAACAAAGCAGACAATGAACACATTTTTCGTCTTGCAGAGGTGTGTTATTTTTCTAAAATACTAAAAAGGAAAAGGACTTTTGATGCTTGCAGcccttccatttgttgcaatcaaaaTTAGATGATTTTCTTTTTAATATTGGGTGAATGAGCCTCTAGGCCCAAAGATAGATGACTTTTATTTTGTGCAGATGAGGCTCTAGGTAGGCCACACTTATTAGTTGAAatttgttatggtggatatttggctttttaatttttgttttatgcAGTTATATGTAGAAGAATATCTTAGAAAATTGTCTAAGTGTTGGCTTCCAATCTCTTCCAGTTCTTGAGCACTGTGAattcttaatttcaactttttgcTGGTTAGTTTAAAAGTTTGTCGTACTTACTATTAATATTTATAGACGTTGAACTTAACTGATGATTATGGGAAAGTCTTTCAGCACTGGTCCAGGTTAATTCAagcatatttttgtttcttttactGGCTAAAAAGCAGAGCCTGATGCATTTTATCTTTTACAGGACTATCGGAATAGTGACAAGAAAGTTGAGAGGTTAGCAATGCCTTGAATGCTCAAGATATTTTGTATAGAGTTCTGTTCAACTGTAAACAAATTCTTAAATCTTTATGTTTTATTTCAGTGTGTCACAGATGAATTTTCCCCATAATTCTCAGAAGCAAATGCACAAGAAAAGCCTGTTACAAGATTTACAAGCTGAAGAGAGTAGAAGAATTTCAAGGTACAAGGATGACTATAAGAAGTCTCCTTTCACTAAATGTTTACGAGGCATGAACAAATTAGCAAGAGCTGCAACCTTACGAGCAGACATCCTAGCCAGAAAAAGGGGATTACCTCTTGTGGGAAATAGTTCTGCTTATTCACAGTCTACTTCTGCATTTCATGATCTTCCTTACCAGAGCCAAAATGTACAAGAAAAAAATAGCCAGGATAGAATTCTGAGAGGTGAGACTGGTAATGAAAATGGTGCTTCTCCCCAAGTTTACTGTGAGACAGACCAATGCGTTTCTTCCATAAAAGGATATGAAAGTGAAGATCCAGCAGTCTTTCCAAGTGTATATGAAGATAGAACTCAGTCTGTTTCTCATTTTACTCTAGGGAAGGATCCTATGCATAGTTTCTGCAATATTGCTATGCCTTTAGCACATAATGGGCCAGTAATAACAAGTGCTTCAGCAGTTCTTCCAAGAGATAAGGCACTACAAAGCAACTCCATAATTAGAGAATCAAATTCAAAGTTGTCTAAAAGACAATATTCAGAAATATCTCCCCTAGTGCATCAAGAGAAACTTATTTCTGTTTACGGATTAATTCCAGGGAAGGATCTTGTGCAAAATATTGGCAATATTTCTGCCTCCTTAGCTTTAGTGGGGCCAGTTATGACACATGTATCAACAGGGATTGAGAGGGAGGAGAGACAGAACAACAACACAAAATTGCTTGGTCAATCCTTTCAGCCATTAGCAAAGAAGCAATTCTTTGAGAAAGACTTGGTAGAATCTATGGAAAGCCCCCATTACGAGGCAGACAATGAACACAATTTTTGTCTTGCAGAGGTGTGTTATTTTCCTAAAATACTAAAAATGATAAGGCTGCAGTCCCTCTATTTGTCTCAATCAAAATATTAGAATATTTCTTTTTAATATTGGGTGAATGTACCTCTAGGGCCTAGGCCCAAAGAATGATCTTTATTTTGTGCAGATGAAGCTATAGGTAGGCCATACTTATCAGGTGAAattgttatggtggatatttggctatttttttttgttatatgtGGAGATACACTAAATTTTTTTTTCCTAGTATTTGTGAAATAATTTTCTCACTGTTATACTTGATAAATCTTTCAATTTCATTAAAAGATAATCTCTTTGAACAAGTGGAGAACATAGAGTTTTCCTTAGGTTGTCAAGTGGAGTTAAAGCAAAGAGGTGGTTATGTGTAGAAGAATATCTTAGAAAATTTTGTCTGAAGTGTTGGCTTGCAGTTTCTTATAGTTCTTGAGCACTGTGaatttttatttcatgtttttgcTGGCTAGTTTAAAAGTTTGCTACATTTACCACTAATATATATAGATATTGAACATAACTGATGATTATGGAAGTCTTTCAGCACCGGTCAACGTTAATTCatgcatatttttatttattttcctagCTAAAAAACAGAGCCTGATGCATTCTATCTTTTACAGGACTATCAGAATAGTGACAAGAAAATTGAGAGGTTAGAAATGCCTTGAACCCTCAAGATGTTTTGTAAAGAGTACTGTTCAAGTTTCAAATGTAAACAAATTCTCAAATCTTTATGTTTTATTTCAGTGTGTCACAGATGAATTGTCCCCATAATTATCAGAAGCAAATGCACCAGAAAAGCCTGTTGCAAGATTTACAAGCTGAAGAGAATAGAAAAATTTCAAGGTACAGGGATGACTATAAGAAGTCTCCATTTACTAAATGTTTACGAAGCACGGACAATTTAGCAAGAGCTGCTACCATACGAGCAGACATCCTAGCCAGAAGAAGGGGGATTACCTCTTGTGGGAAATAGTTCTGCTTATTCACAGTCTACTGCTGCATTTCATTTCTGCTATGCCTTTAGTACATAATGGGTCAGTAATAATGAGTGCTTCAGCAGGTCTTCCAAGAGATGAGACACAACAAAGCAACTCCGTAATTAGAGAATCAAATCCGAAGTTGTCCAAAAGACAATATTCAATAATATCTCCCCTAGTGTATCAAGAGAAACTTATTTCTGTTTATGGATTAATTCGAGGGAAGGGCCTTTTGCAAAGCATTGGCAATATTTCTGCTCCCTAAGTGGGGCCAGTTATGACATGTGTCAACAGGGATTGACAGGGAGGAAGATAGACAAAACAATACTACAAGTAGTGAATATAATCCAAAATTGCTTGGTTGATCCTTTCAGCCGTTAGCAAAGAAGCAATCCTTTGAGAAATAATCAGGCAGAATCTTCAGAGAGAATGCAAGCACAGAGAATACAACACAATGTTATGAACCATCTTTCTGGACAAATGAATTTTGCtgagaaggttcctaataacaggAACAAcacaaattatttattaaagttaaaTTTGATTAAGTCTTGCATATTAGAGACTGAAGATGGATCTACTGAAAAGGTCAGAGAGAGTCAAACCAGATACCAGGGACAATTAAAGACCCCTCTGAGAGGGAAGTCTAAATAAAAGGCAGTGGAAGCTGCCAAGAAAAAAGCATTTGTTCAATGGAATGACAATGAAATAAGGAACAACATAGGTAACTTACTAGATTTAAATTGGATCAGCTCTTACATATTGGAGACTGAAGATGGATATATTAAAAGGGTGGAAAGCAGAAAAGACAGGAGGAACAGTTTGAGACTTCTATGAGAGGGAATTCTAAAGAAAAGGCAATGAAAGTTGCTAAGAAAATGGCCTTTGTTCAATTTAATGAGACCTTAAATTCGAAAAGGGGAATCACCACAGTAAATTAGCTCTGTTTCAAAGGGAATTACTGCAGCTTTTGTCTTCGCTCTTCTAACAGCACTAGCAGTGATTGAAAACTGTGTTTTTTTTTTACATGATTTGGATCTTTTGTAGATGTAAGGATTCTTTTGGAACACATCTTGTTACCTATTTAGCCTTCTAGCGAGTTATAAGTTTTATTATTAGAGGTTGAGAGGGTTTTAAGTAGCCAAGAAGACCGAGGTATTAATCTAACACTTTGAATGTTATAAGGGTGACATCTTAagaatttttattcttttgtttaaAAATTTCCTTCCCACGTTGAAAGGTCAGCAATTGTGTTTATTTTGTAAGAAGAGGGGAATTAAAACTCAAAGCTCAAAGTTTGGAGTTCGAGCTTCATGTGCTTTTAGGGTTTTCTTAAGTTTACCCTAGTCCTATCTTGGTTGCTAACATTTCAAGAAAAGAAAGATGGAGTTCCTCAGCGTAAGTAGCTGCATGCAAAGTCACTACAAGCTGTTATACCGCCAAAGAAGCCGCCAAGAGACAGTAATTTAAATCATGCAATGAATCACGCGCGAGGGAAGCGAATCATGAAGTAAATGAGCGTTCAGGTGTGCCTTCAGATGGTTTAAGTGTAGGATATGAACTATGCCAGATGTAGGAGTTCCTTCTTTGAATCCACTGACATCTCATGAAAAGCCAATGCAAAGAGGATGCACAGCACCGATTCAGGTCTGTCTTATTCTCAGTCATCTTGTTGTTGTTTCCAAGGAAAAGAGAAGGATTGATAGTATGTATTATGAAGGGGTTTTCTTTAATTATGTTTTGGAAGCATTCAGAGTTGTGGCAATCTTAGCTTGTCAAGGATTTTGTATTGTGGGTGACAACGTATAGGTCTAGAATAGCAGTCATTAATGATGCAGATCAGAGAAAACTCAGAGCATAAAAGCCTTATACAAAGGCATTACCAGACTTGTGATATTGTTCAGTAAACAAGAGTTCTCAGTGTTTGAGTATTTCAATGAAAAAGGAACACAGACAGATTCAGAAGGGTAGCAGTCATAGATTGTCTCAGTGCATGGGGCAGTAAGTCAAGAGGGAGTATAGATTGTCTCAGTGCATGGGGCAGTAAGTCGAGGGAGTATAGATTGAAACAAAAGATGAATGGAGATCTGAGACAATAGCATATGGCTAAGGTATTAAAAGAAAAGAAAGTTACATAGAAATACACTACAACCTAGGGACAAACCAGTCAAAGGCATAGCATAAAGATAGTCTAAGACTAACAGTGCACCAAATGACAGTATGCAGAGGCAGAGACAATCACAATGCAGTAAATACACAGTGACAAGAGACATGTAGTAGAATAAGATTAAAGACAAGGATTAGTAGCAGCAAAGAAGGACGAAGCATCACAAAGCACTCTATAAAAGAAAGAATAGAAGGGTATGATCACAAAATTTCAAATCATAAAGTTTCACCAAGGACAGTCTAAGACAAGGATACTGCTGTAGCATTACTCACAGCCGAAATAGCAGATTATCTGAGTGGTGCTAGAAAGACAAGAATGATTTGTATTCATTATCAACACACCAGGAGTAAATGATTAAGCAATGAGTTTGAAGCACAGAGGATATGCTATAGAAATATAAAGGCAAATGTTAATAATGTTTGGTCACAAATCAAAGAGTTTTCACAGTCCCATGACTGTTACATGAAGGCACCATTCTCACATAGGAACAGAGACTTTTCAGATCAGTGGTCATAATAGAGGATGATCTGGGTATTGAAAAGGTTGTGAAAGCAGTCTACTTGTAGGAGCCTGATATGATACTATCAAAGAAGCACAGAGCAGCATAAAGGATCACAGTGCCAAAATGGAGATTTTCAGTCTCGTGTCTGAGAGATAGAATAGTATTGACAAGGATTCATGCCAAGCAAAGGTTTCTAACTTTTCTTAAAAGTTGAAGGTGATGAGCTACAATGGAATCAAAAATTGTTTGACAGTCCAAATTATGGAAAAGTTTCAATGTGCCAAAGATAAGATCATGATGTCTACAGCAGTCAAAATCAAATCCTTAGGAATACAAAACAATCCAAATCCCAAAGAATGGAGGACAATGAGCATGGTGTTTGAGACACAGTCCATTACCACCAAAAAGCCACAAGAAGGCAGTCATGATCATAGTCATTAAGGACATCAAAGACAAATATGACAGTGACTATACCCTAAACACAAAACAGTGACCAAGAGCATGCAAGGAATGTGCCATGAAAACGGTGATAAGGTCATTAGAAGGATCAACCATGACAGTCACTGTCAAACAAtgaaaatccaatcaaagaaaacagAGGAAAGATTGTAAAGGTTGTAGTCATTCATAACCATCAAAAGACAGTCTAAAGCTTGTGAAAGACAAATCCAAAGACAGTCATATTGGTTGTTTTGAAGATGACAGAGATAAAAAGTTATGTAAGGATGACCGAGCAGACTAccaacaaaaacacagtcataaCTACATGTGTTATCACTGTCAAAGACAGTCAGTCTCAAGAAGCCAATGCACAAGGTTCTCCAAGCAATCCAATGATGAAAAGCCTCCACAGATttacaaaagagaaagagaaaacaatgAATTTATgaaggtttcagacttgtcaaagaagACACAGCAGTCCTTAATGGCATGACAGTCCTAATACTGTCAAAAGGGTCCATATCTGATAATGAATAAGATCAAAAAGGGTATTGAACACTGTGATAGCATCAAAGGCAGCCCAATAAAGCATTATAACAGCCTTCTACAAACAGGATATGACATGATACATCACAGTCACATCACAGCAGTCACAGAGGCTTTAAAGGCACTGATCATGTATTGACAGTAGATCAGTCTCTCACCTCCAAAGAATATGAAATCACTATAGAATATAATGCTTTTACTAAAGTTGAAGAACCAAATGAACAAAATGCTGTTAATACAGTGAAATCTCAATCACAGAGATCTCGTAGCAGCCCTTAAGGACACCACTGGTCACAAAAGAAATAGCAGTCACAGTGAGGACAACTTTTCAAACAGCATTATGACAAAGGAAAGCAGTCATAGCAGGGTATACAATTAAAGTCATGCTGCAGTGATCCTAAGGACAGTGAGAAGATATCATCAAGCTCAGGAAACATCCATGGATGTTAGGTACCAAAGAGCAGAGGTAAAGCCTTTTGAGAGACAGTGTTGCAACACTTAAGGGGCAATCCAAATGAAAGATCACAGGACTGTCATACACAGAGAGCATCATAGACCAGCCACTGTCAAAAGGCAGAGCAAATCAAGAGGAAAAGAGATGTGAACATGGAGCATTCACAAtgcaaaaatgcagtcataatcACCAACGAGGCCTAGAACAAAGCAAAGAAGACAGTCAAGAAAAATGGGAGTTTCTCAGTCATAGTTGCAGCAGTCTTCACAAATGACAGTCATTCATAGCCTAACAAGGATAATTGTACTTCAAGTTCACTTCCAATTCCTTGCATCATGCTCATCTAGAGTTCAAGCTATCACTCAAGCAGTTCACacatcagtctaaaaggaaagagGTATATTTCTAAGTCAGTCTCAGCTTGAGTTTCATTTAAGGCCTGAAAATTAAGGGTTTTGGAGGTGCTTACATCAGTTTTACATCAGTTAGAGACCCCTACATGGATCATTCATGAGTTAAGATAATTTTTGAAGCACTTAACCATCAGTTTTCTTTAGTTTGGACTCCTTTTTTGCCTCCCTCAAGATCAAATTCGACCCAAGAGCAATATCATGCAAATTGAAGATCAAGACTAGGAGAAGGGGACAGGCAGTTCAAGCTCTTCATTGACTCAAGAACTGGAGTTAAATATCAGTCTCTTCTTCAGCCAAGAGAGGGAGCTCATTTGATATATCTTtgtaccttcttttcttttcttgcataCACACAGCAGCAAGAAGATTGTAGCTCATTTATTTTCAGGCTTTCAAGCATTGTAAGAGATTTTCATCAGTTTATGAATAAAGGACAGCAGATTCTTTTCATACCTATCTTGTTTCAACATTGttacatgaatgattttgatgaaaatACCGAGATTTTACTATtaaatcctttattgtttgtctCATTAGTGTTTTCTGGAACAAGTAATTTCATTACAAactcaggttgcgtgttgtgtcatTTGGTTTCAATAGATTGAATGTTTGTGAAAATTCTTTTCCTTCAAACAAAATATTGGAAACATTCAAACCTTCACATGAAATACTTATGAGTTCCATGATCTCAGTTGATTTGCAATCAAGTTTTAGGTCCTTTAAAGCTGATAATTCATTTGCAGCAGTAGTAATCATTCATTTTGGTGCAATCACCTCCTGTTAGATTAGGATTTTCAATTCCAGCAAACTTCTTATCATTTTTCCCAGACAATTATTAGTTTTAGGAGGTGTTTTCCACAAAGTTACCCTGAGTTTCCGGGATGGGGACGGCAGGGGACAGCGGGACGCatttccgggacggcaaatttttttgccaaatttggggatggcgggggacggcaaaggggacggctatataaaatataggaaaaaattaaaatatataggaaaatttcaaaattctaaatgttcatatgaaaacatggataaagcatgcatacatacattatattcatatgaaaacaataaaacatggatatagcatgtatgatactatgaaaagttgaaaacattttagaatgtaaattttgaacatacaacattgttaatactcaatagacaatatgcaattatgcattcataaatcagaatttcaattcattcacattgtcaatatgcatatcaatagactcggaggttaaattttccctacttctattgacGCAGTTTctccccatatttttc includes:
- the LOC131063484 gene encoding uncharacterized protein LOC131063484 isoform X2, with protein sequence MADVDYHSLPRKELQNLCKKNGIPANKTNSFMVDALTSILKVDKSKVDYHSLPRKELQNLCKKHGIPANKTNSFMADALTSILKVDYYSLPRKELQNLCKKHGIPANKTNSFMADALTSILKVDKPNEFVSATPTTLPEDAGNTSISSILKIHNNREDFTASKCSYESTFFSLEIQSQRKEPIEEDAIPSTVDTHTEEFTGENPKTKTATIDNSNTNKTSEAENVLLYVASLGTDDRKELFEEDAIPSTVDSHTEEFTGENPKTETATMDNSNTTKTSEAEKVLLYVASLGTDDRNFFYHHANQQIESGPDTPISLYGDALEELCQQAKFITRKGDEYSLCCTSSSSLCKDVNDRLDNDTKTYSHDEQTTVDVQRVDHWGQAKFVTRIGDEYSSGCTSISYLCKDVNDRLDLDEMTTVDMQRLDRLGQEKHCQQTKIVTKNVDEESLHCTSNLSPCSVVNVGDTHEGNFSPGNEERSIHVEGVDLLSQEKEIYMRDQEENDIDPALLYSCERLKNHHDNYKNSQRHIDIDDKKDLFAMETVIDDETVKHDQPCNQPPFYRGNDKEIDIDDRKDLFGKEMAIDDETVKHGQPCNQPLSCRGNDEVKKSMVKIQTAEVSNKSSSCQLFVCQVNGIKQFVDLENPSSSEWVKTHNCELSELKSASCKTICKVDVTEESRKVKSDKLTDFQPPTSDFERFSDQNPTTCSSKFLGSQNFGSILPFTKKLDVCRERRRTSSFLIPPHGANRGLSSFMTKKSSRLSYTFISPKNTINVSFSSPSAIGDSHKSVSTQVNCSSENSWPIKAAPSKVPNFSIKLGTPEK
- the LOC131063484 gene encoding uncharacterized protein LOC131063484 isoform X1, which gives rise to MADVDYHSLPRKELQNLCKKNGIPANKTNSFMVDALTSILKVDKSKVDYHSLPRKELQNLCKKHGIPANKTNSFMADALTSILKVDYYSLPRKELQNLCKKHGIPANKTNSFMADALTSILKVDKPNEFVSATPTTLPEDAGNTSISSILKIHNNREDFTASKCSYESTFFSLEIQSQRKEPIEEDAIPSTVDTHTEEFTGENPKTKTATIDNSNTNKTSEAENVLLYVASLGTDDRKELFEEDAIPSTVDSHTEEFTGENPKTETATMDNSNTTKTSEAEKVLLYVASLGTDDRNFFYHHANQQIESGPDTPISLYGDALEELCQQAKFITRKGDEYSLCCTSSSSLCKDVNDRLDNDTKTYSHDEQTTVDVQRVDHWGQEELCQQAKFVTRIGDEYSSGCTSISYLCKDVNDRLDLDEMTTVDMQRLDRLGQEKHCQQTKIVTKNVDEESLHCTSNLSPCSVVNVGDTHEGNFSPGNEERSIHVEGVDLLSQEKEIYMRDQEENDIDPALLYSCERLKNHHDNYKNSQRHIDIDDKKDLFAMETVIDDETVKHDQPCNQPPFYRGNDKEIDIDDRKDLFGKEMAIDDETVKHGQPCNQPLSCRGNDEVKKSMVKIQTAEVSNKSSSCQLFVCQVNGIKQFVDLENPSSSEWVKTHNCELSELKSASCKTICKVDVTEESRKVKSDKLTDFQPPTSDFERFSDQNPTTCSSKFLGSQNFGSILPFTKKLDVCRERRRTSSFLIPPHGANRGLSSFMTKKSSRLSYTFISPKNTINVSFSSPSAIGDSHKSVSTQVNCSSENSWPIKAAPSKVPNFSIKLGTPEK